A stretch of the Coleofasciculaceae cyanobacterium genome encodes the following:
- a CDS encoding metalloregulator ArsR/SmtB family transcription factor, which produces MTKAKPSDICQIRCFNAELVIQVSEALPGDDLLENAQILFGALADKSRLKILHALSDGQELCVCDVASLLEVKIASASHHLRKLRDLKILKYRNDGKLAYYSLKDQRIAEILCYVLKQLAE; this is translated from the coding sequence GTGACTAAAGCCAAACCAAGCGACATTTGCCAAATTCGGTGTTTTAACGCAGAGTTAGTTATTCAGGTTAGTGAAGCACTGCCGGGAGATGATCTTTTAGAAAATGCTCAAATTCTTTTCGGTGCTTTGGCAGACAAATCACGCCTGAAGATTCTCCATGCTCTGAGTGATGGTCAAGAGCTTTGCGTCTGCGATGTGGCTTCACTGCTTGAAGTTAAGATTGCGTCCGCCTCTCATCACCTGCGAAAACTGCGTGACCTCAAAATTCTAAAGTATAGAAACGATGGCAAGCTAGCTTACTACTCTCTGAAAGACCAGCGGATAGCTGAGATTCTTTGTTATGTCTTGAAGCAACTTGCCGAATAA